TTGTCTGCGGCGCTTCTGGCAACATTAAGCTTCAAAATTTAAGCAGGTACTTTATGGCCCGGGCAAAACTCAAATTTCGGCTGCATCGCGCAGTGATTGTACTTATCTGTCTGGCGCTGCTGGTGGCGCTGATGCAGGGCGCGTCCTGGTTTAGCCAGAGCCATCAGCAGTCGCGCAATATCCAGATGGAAGAGCTCGCCCGCACGCTGGCCCGCCAGGTCAGCTACAGCCTCGCGCCGCTGATTAAGGGCGAAAACCCGGATGAAAAACGCGTCGCGGCCATGCTGAATCAGCTGACCGACGAGAGCCGCATTCTGGATGCCAGCGTCTATGACCAGCAGGGCGAACTGATCGCCCGCGCGGGCGAGAGCGTCAACGTGCGCGACCGGCTGGCGCTCGACGGCAAAAAAGCGGGCAGTTACTTCAACCAGCAAATTGTTCAGCCGGTGCAGGATAAGAGCGGCCCGGTGGGCTACCTGCGGCTTACGCTCGACACCCACAGCCTGCCGACCGAGGCGCGTCAGGTGGATAACACCACCAATATTCTGCGTCTGATGATGCTGCTGGCGCTCGCTATCGGCATCGTGCTGACCCGCACGCTGCTTCAGGGCAAACGCACGCGCTGGCAACAGTCGCCGTTCCTGCTCACCGCCAGCAGATCGGTGCCGGAAGAAGAGAGCGAGCCTGAAACGCCCGCGGACGACAAACGCGCCTGACGCCGCGTGATATAATGGGCGTTCTTCAATGCTTTAGGGAAAACGCCTGTGTCCTCTTTACGCCTGCTTATTTCCGATTCTTACGATCCCTGGTTTAACCTGGCGGTGGAAGAGTGCATCTTCCGCCAGATGCCTGCCACCCAGCGCGTGCTGTTTCTCTGGCGCAACGCCGACACCGTCGTGATTGGCCGGGCGCAGAATCCGTGGAAAGAGTGCAACACTCGCCGGATGGAGGAAGATAATGTGCGTCTGGCGCGGCGCAGCAGCGGCGGCGGTGCGGTGTTCCACGATCTCGGCAATACCTGTTTTACCTTTATGGCGGGCAAACCGGAGTATGACAAAAGCGTCTCGACCGCAATTGTGATTAACGCGCTGGCGCAGCTTGGTATTCCGGCGTCGGCCTCCGGGCGCAACGATCTGGTAGTGGAAACCGCCGACGGGCCGCGCAAAATTTCCGGCTCCGCCTACCGCGAGACGATGGATCGCGGCTTCCACCACGGCACGCTCTTGCTGAACGCCGATTTAAGCCGGCTGGCGAATTACCTGAACCCGGATAAGAAAAAGCTCCAGGCGAAAGGGATCACCTCCGTGCGCGGGCGCGTCGCCAATATTCACGATCTCAAACCCGGCGTGACGCATGCGCAGATCTGCGAGGCCGTGATGGAGGCGTTTTTCGCGTATTACGGCGAGCGGGTGGCCGCCGAGGTGATTTCCCCGGACGCGTTCCCGGATCTGCCCGGCTTTGCCGAAACGTTCGCACGCCAGAGCAGCTGGGAGTGGAATTTCGGCCAGGCGCCCGCCTTTACGCATCAACTGGACGAGCGTTTTGTCTGGGGCGGCGTGGAGCTGCATTTCGACGTGGAAAAGGGGCATATCACCCGCACACAGCTTTTTACCGACAGCCTGAACCCCGCGCCGCTGGAGGCGCTGGCGAGCCGGTTGCAGGGCTGCGTGTATCAGGCCGGCGCGTTGCAGGAGGCCTGCGAGGCGTTAGTGAGTGAGTTTCCCGCCCAGGCCGCGGAATTGCGCGAAGTGGGCGCGTGGATGGCGCAGGCGGTGCGTTAACCATTATGCGTTAAAAACCACTGGTGGGTGCGCTGCGCTTACCCACCCTACAAAACATAGCCTTTCCGTGCGTAGGGCGGGTAAGCGAAGCGCACCCGCCGTTTCCTTTGCCTTTTCCCGCCCACTAAAAAAGGGCGCCGCAGCGCCCTCTTCTTTCACTTTAAACACGCGAAAACTTACGCTTTATCGCCCAGCAGCACGGATTCCAGCGCAATCTTGATCATGTCGTTAAACGTGGTCTGACGCTCTGCCGCGGTGGTCTGCTCATGGGTACGGATATGGTCGGACACGGTGCAGATGGTCAGCGCTTTCGCACCGAATTCTGCCGCCACGCCGTAGATACCTGCCGCTTCCATTTCCACGCCCAGGATGCCGTATTTTTCCATCACGTCGAACATTGACGGGTCCGGCGTATAGAACAGGTCTGCGGAGAAAATGTTACCTACGCGCGCTTCCACGCCCAGCGCTTTCGCCGCGTCTACCGCGTTACGCACCATGTCGAAATCCGCGATTGCCGCGAAATCGTGATCTTTAAAACGCAGACGGTTCACTTTGGAATCGGTGCACGCGCCCATGCCGATAACCACATCGCGCAGCTTAACGTCTGCACGCACCGCGCCGCAGGAGCCCACGCGGATGATTTTCTTCACGCCGAAATCGGTGATCAGCTCTTTGGTGTAAATAGAGCAGGACGGGATACCCATGCCGTGGCCCATGACGGAAATCTTACGGCCTTTGTAAGTCCCGGTGAAACCCAGCATGCCGCGTACGTTGTTCACTTCGCGCACGTCTTCCAGGAAGGTTTCTGCAATGTGTTTCGCACGCAGCGGGTCGCCCGGCATCAGCACAACGTCCGCGAAATCGCCCATCTCAGCGTTAATATGTGGGGTTGCCATCTCTGTTTCCTTTTTAGTTTTTTATGTTGCCGGGCGGCGGCGGCACACCCGGCCTGCAACTGACTATCGTCAGTTAAAATAAAGCTTTGCCGTATTCCATGTCAGACAGGCCAAAGTATTTGGCGACGGTCTGGCCGATATCAGCAAAGGTATCGCGGTGGCCAAGCGAGCCCGGTTTCACTTTCGGGCCGTAGACCAGCACCGGAATGTGCTCGCGGGTGTGATCGGTGCCTTTCCAGGTCGGGTCACAGCCGTGGTCAGCGGTAAAGATGATAATGTCATCTTCGCCGACCAGCTCCAGCAGCTCCGGCAGACGGCGGTCAAACAGCTCAAGCCCGGCCGCGTAGCCCGCAACATCGCGGCGATGGCCCCAGGAGGAGTCAAAGTCCACGAAATTGGTGAAGACGATGGTGTTGTCGCCTGCTTCTTTCATCTCTTTGATGGTGGCATCAAACAGCGCGTCAAGGCCGGTGGCTTTCACTTTTTTGGTGATGCCCATGTTGGCGTAGATATCCGCGATTTTACCGACAGACACCACGTGGCCGCCCTTCTCGTCCACCAGCTTTTTCAGCACGACCGGCGACGGCGGCTCGACGGCCAGGTCGTGACGGTTGCCGGTACGCTGGAAGTTGCCCGCTTTGTCGCCGACAAACGGACGCGCGATAACGCGGCCAATGTTGTAGCCGCCTTCGGTCAGCTCTTCACGCGCGATTTCGCACAGCTCATAGAGGCGGTCCAGGCCGAACGTCTCTTCATGGCAGGCAATCTGGAAGACGGAGTCAGCGGAGGTGTAGAAAATCGGCTTGCCGGTTTTCATATGCTCTTCGCCCAGCTCATCCAGAATTACCGTGCCCGAGGAGTGACAGTTACCGAGATAGCCCGGCAGATTCGCGCGCTCCACCAGTTTGTCGAGCAGTTCCTGCGGGAAGCTGTTTTTCTCGTCGGTGAAATAGCCCCAGTCGAACAGCACCGGCACACCGGCGATTTCCCAGTGGCCTGACGGCGTGTCTTTACCGGAGGAAAACTCATGCGCCCAGGCGTACGCGCCGGTGATTTCCGCGTTGCCGTCCATGCCGGCAGGAATAAAGCCCGTCGCGCCTTCATGCGCTTTTGCAAGGCCCAGCTTCGTCAGATTCGGCAGATGCAGCGGGCCTTTACGGCCGATGTCTGCTTCACCTTTGGCGCAGGCCTCGGCAATGTGGCCAAGGGTGTCAGAACCCGCGTCGCCAAAGCGTTCCGCGTCTTCTGTCGCGCCAATACCAAAGGAGTCCAGCACCATAATAAATGCACGTTTCATATTTTCTCCGTACCTATTGCGCTGTAAAAAAGTGATCAGATCAGTATGCCACTTATTCGCTGATTCTGCGATAGACAACCGGTGACGTTTTCGCCGCCGTATCGTCAACGTTGATGGCCGCTTTAACGGCCGCCGCCGCTTCCTGCCAGCTCGCTTCGCTCTTCGCATGGATGATGGCCAGCGGACGCTCGCCGTCAACCTGTTCGCCGAGGCGCGCCATATCGGTCAGGCCGACGCTGTAATCAATGCTGTCGGACGCCTGACGGCGGCCGCCGCCCATGGCCACGACCGCCATGCCGAGCGCGCGGGTATCCATTTGCGTGACAAAGCCGGAACGGTCGGCGTAGACCGCTTTGCTGAGCGTGGCCGCGGGCAGGTAGCGATCGTAGTTATCGACAAAGTCCGCCGGGCCGTTTTGCGCCGCCACCATACGTCCGAAAATCTCCGCCGCCTGGCCGTTGTCCAGCACCTGTTGCAGCTTCGCGCGCGCTTCTGTCTCGTCTTTCGCAAGCCCGCCGGAGAGCAGCATCTCGACGCACAGCGCCATCGTCACTTCCAGCAGACGCGGGTTGCGGTAATCGCCGGTCAGGAACCGCACCGCTTCACGCACTTCCACCGCGTTACCGGCGCTGGAGGCCAGCACTTCGTTCATGTCGGTCAGCAGCGCGGTCGTGCGCACGCCCGCACCGTTCGCCACGCCAACGATCGCCTGCGCCAGCTCTTCAGAGAGCGCATAAGTCGGCATAAATGCCCCGCTGCCCACTTTCACATCCATCACCAGCGCGTCCAGCCCTTCGGCGAGTTTTTTCGCGAGGATCGAGGCGGTGATAAGCGGAATAGAATCGACGGTCGCGGTGATATCACGCGTCGCATAGAAGCGTTTATCCGCCGGTGCCAGCGAGTTGGTCTGGCCAATAATCGCCACGCCCACGTTTTTAATAATGTCGCGAAAGCGATTGTCGTCCGGGAAAATATCAAACCCCGGGATCGCTTCCAGTTTATCGAGGGTGCCGCCGGTGTGGCCCAGCCCGCGCCCGGAAATCATCGGAATGTAACCGCCGCAGGCCGCGACCATCGGGCCCAGCATCAGCGAGGTCACGTCGCCCACGCCGCCGGTGGAGTGTTTATCCACGACCGGGCCATTGAGGTTAAGGCTTTTCCAGTCCAGCACGGTGCCGGAATCGCGCATAGCCATCGTCAGCGAGACTCGCTCCGGCATGGTCATGTCGTGAAAGAAAATCGTCATCGCCAGCGCGGCGATCTGGCCTTCGGACACGGTGTTATCGCGAATGCCGTTAATAAAAAAGCGGATCTCTTCGTCGCTGAGCGCATGGCCGTCGCGCTTTTTACGAATAATTTCTTGAGCGAGGAACACGGTACCCCCCGTGAATAAGGAAGAACGATGGCGGGTCACGCGAAGCTCCCGCCCGGTAATTCAGTCGGCCTGATGGGCGAAGCGCCATCAGGCACAACGTGGCTTAGTAGCTGCTGGCGCTTTTGCCGTCGCCGTGGCCGAGCGCCTGAAGCAGGCTCGCCAGCAGGCTGGACGCGCCAAAGCGGTAGTGACGGGCATCGGCCCAGTCGGCACCCAGAAGCTCATCAGCCACCGCCAGATATTTGGCCGCATCTTCCGCCGTGCGCACGCCGCCTGCCGGTTTAAAGCCCACGGTTTTCGCCACACCCATATCGCGGATCACTTCCAGCATGATGCGGGCGCTTTCCGGCGTCGCGTTCACCGGCACTTTACCGGTTGAGGTTTTGATGAAATCGGCACCCGCTTTGATGGAGATTTCAGACGCCTTGCGGATCAGGGCTTCTTCTTTCAGCTCGCCGGTTTCGATAATCACTTTCAGCAGTACGTTCGCCGCCGCGCAGGCGTCTTTACAGGCTTTCACCAGATCAAAGCCCACCTGCTCGTTGCCCGCCATCAGCGCGCGATACGGGAAAACCACGTCCACTTCGTCTGCGCCATAGGCGATCGCCGCACGGGTTTCCGCCAGCGCGATATCGATATCGTCGTTGCCGTGCGGGAAGTTGGTGACGGTGGCGATACGGATATCCGGCGTCCCCTGCTCGTTCAGCGTCTTACGGGCGATCGGGATAAAGCGCGGGTAAATACAGACTGCGGCGGTGTTACCCACCGGGGTTTTCGCCTGATGACATAAGGCGATCACTTTTTCATTGGTGTCGTCGTCATTCAGGGTGGTGAGGTCCATCAGTTGCAGTGCACGCAGGCTGCTTTTGGTTAAATCAGTCATAACTTTCTCCAACAAAAAATGCATCTCGGGTGAGAAACTCAACACGTTGGAGCGGTCGTGGTTCCGTGAAGAAGAGCGGCGTTGTCCGCCGTCACGCTGAGATCCGTCTCACCGCACATCATTGCCATCAATGTTAAAATTCTAACACCGACAGGCAGGATGTTTTTGTGCCTTGTTTCACAAATTGCAAAGTCATCATTGCATACTTTGCGCCATTATATGTGATTAACACAACATTATGACAGTCGGATTCGTGCGCCGGAAATAAAAAAGGCTGGCGCGACACCAGCCTGAATATCACCGAAAATGTGAAAATAATAACATTCTCACATCCTGCTACAGCGCGAGAAACAGTCCGGCAATCGTCGCGCTCATCAGGTTAGAGAGCGTACCGGCCGCTACGGCCTTAAGCCCGAGCTGCGCGACTTCGTGGCGGCGGTTGGGTGCCATGCTGCCCAGCCCGCCAATCAGGATGGCGATAGAAGAAAGGTTAGCAAATCCGCACAGCGCGAAAGAGATAATCGCTTTGGTGTGATCAGAGAGCACCTGCAAGCCCGCCGCCGCGACTAGCGCGTCCTCTTTCAGGTATTCGCCGAAATTCATATATGCCACGAATTCGTTAATGATGAGCTTCTGGCCAATAAACGAGCCCGCGACCATCGCCTCATCCCACGGCACGCCGATCAGCCACGCCACCGGTGAGAACAGCCAGCCGAGGATCAGCTGCAACGACAGCTCCGGGTGATTAAACCAGCCGCCGATGCCGGAGAGCATGCCATTCAGCAGCGCGATAAGCGCTACAAACGCCAGCAGCATCGCGCCAACGTTAAGCGCCAGCTGCATCCCGGCGGACGCACCGGAGGCGGCGGCGTCCAGCACGTTCGACGGACTGTCGGGATCGCGCTGCGTGGTATCGAGCTGCGGCGCGTCGTGCGGGGTTTCCGTCTCCGGAATAATGATTTTGGCGAACAGCAGGCCGCCAGGGGCTGCCATAAAGGATGCGGCAATCAGGTATTCCAGCGGTACGCCCATCTGGGCATAGCCCGCCAGTACTGAGCCTGCCACCGATGCCAGCCCGCCGCACATCACGGCAAAGAGTTCAGAGCGGGTCATCGTGGCGATATACGGGCGCACCACCAGCGGCGCTTCGGTCTGGCCGACAAAAATATTGGCGGTCGCCGAGAGCGATTCAGTACGGGAGGTTTTCAGCACTTTACGCAGCGCGCCTCCCAGCAGGCGGATCACCAGTTGCATGATGCCGAGATAATAGAGCACCGCGATAAGCGAGGAGAAAAAGACGATAACCGGCAGAACGCGCAGCGCGAAGATAAACCCGCCGCCGCCGAACACCTCAAACATTTTGTCGGACACCAGCCCGCCAAAAAGGAACGAGATGCCGTCATTGCCGTAAGCGATGACATTCGCCACGCCTTCAGACATCGCCAGCAGCACTTTGCGCCCGGCGGGCACGTAGAGCACCAGCGCGCCGATAGCAACCTGAATCAGCCATGCACCCACGACGGTGCGAAGATTAATCGCCTTTCTGTTACTGGAGAGTGCGACCGCGATGAGAAGCAGCGCCAGCATTCCCACCAGGCCCATCAATATTTGCATACAGTATCCCTGAGATATGAGTGAATTATGTTGTCCCGCGCAGGCAGGCGGCGCGATTTAACGACAGGGAATCTGTTGAAATCCAGACGCTTTACGCTTTTTTAAACAAGCGTGGACAGTGGGTCACATTTTGAGGCGCGGAAACAGCGCGCGGGTGTTTTCAAAGAGGGTATGAGCGATAACATCCGGCGGCTCGGGGCGCAGTTCGCAGAGAACGTCAAACACGCCGTTAACGCGCTCGGGCCGGTTTGGTTGCCCCTGCCAGCCGTTCAGCGGCATATCGGGCGCGTCAGTTTCCAGCAGCAGC
This sequence is a window from Cronobacter sakazakii. Protein-coding genes within it:
- a CDS encoding YtjB family periplasmic protein yields the protein MARAKLKFRLHRAVIVLICLALLVALMQGASWFSQSHQQSRNIQMEELARTLARQVSYSLAPLIKGENPDEKRVAAMLNQLTDESRILDASVYDQQGELIARAGESVNVRDRLALDGKKAGSYFNQQIVQPVQDKSGPVGYLRLTLDTHSLPTEARQVDNTTNILRLMMLLALAIGIVLTRTLLQGKRTRWQQSPFLLTASRSVPEEESEPETPADDKRA
- the lplA gene encoding lipoate--protein ligase LplA gives rise to the protein MSSLRLLISDSYDPWFNLAVEECIFRQMPATQRVLFLWRNADTVVIGRAQNPWKECNTRRMEEDNVRLARRSSGGGAVFHDLGNTCFTFMAGKPEYDKSVSTAIVINALAQLGIPASASGRNDLVVETADGPRKISGSAYRETMDRGFHHGTLLLNADLSRLANYLNPDKKKLQAKGITSVRGRVANIHDLKPGVTHAQICEAVMEAFFAYYGERVAAEVISPDAFPDLPGFAETFARQSSWEWNFGQAPAFTHQLDERFVWGGVELHFDVEKGHITRTQLFTDSLNPAPLEALASRLQGCVYQAGALQEACEALVSEFPAQAAELREVGAWMAQAVR
- the deoD gene encoding purine-nucleoside phosphorylase — protein: MATPHINAEMGDFADVVLMPGDPLRAKHIAETFLEDVREVNNVRGMLGFTGTYKGRKISVMGHGMGIPSCSIYTKELITDFGVKKIIRVGSCGAVRADVKLRDVVIGMGACTDSKVNRLRFKDHDFAAIADFDMVRNAVDAAKALGVEARVGNIFSADLFYTPDPSMFDVMEKYGILGVEMEAAGIYGVAAEFGAKALTICTVSDHIRTHEQTTAAERQTTFNDMIKIALESVLLGDKA
- the deoB gene encoding phosphopentomutase, with the protein product MKRAFIMVLDSFGIGATEDAERFGDAGSDTLGHIAEACAKGEADIGRKGPLHLPNLTKLGLAKAHEGATGFIPAGMDGNAEITGAYAWAHEFSSGKDTPSGHWEIAGVPVLFDWGYFTDEKNSFPQELLDKLVERANLPGYLGNCHSSGTVILDELGEEHMKTGKPIFYTSADSVFQIACHEETFGLDRLYELCEIAREELTEGGYNIGRVIARPFVGDKAGNFQRTGNRHDLAVEPPSPVVLKKLVDEKGGHVVSVGKIADIYANMGITKKVKATGLDALFDATIKEMKEAGDNTIVFTNFVDFDSSWGHRRDVAGYAAGLELFDRRLPELLELVGEDDIIIFTADHGCDPTWKGTDHTREHIPVLVYGPKVKPGSLGHRDTFADIGQTVAKYFGLSDMEYGKALF
- the deoA gene encoding thymidine phosphorylase, which gives rise to MFLAQEIIRKKRDGHALSDEEIRFFINGIRDNTVSEGQIAALAMTIFFHDMTMPERVSLTMAMRDSGTVLDWKSLNLNGPVVDKHSTGGVGDVTSLMLGPMVAACGGYIPMISGRGLGHTGGTLDKLEAIPGFDIFPDDNRFRDIIKNVGVAIIGQTNSLAPADKRFYATRDITATVDSIPLITASILAKKLAEGLDALVMDVKVGSGAFMPTYALSEELAQAIVGVANGAGVRTTALLTDMNEVLASSAGNAVEVREAVRFLTGDYRNPRLLEVTMALCVEMLLSGGLAKDETEARAKLQQVLDNGQAAEIFGRMVAAQNGPADFVDNYDRYLPAATLSKAVYADRSGFVTQMDTRALGMAVVAMGGGRRQASDSIDYSVGLTDMARLGEQVDGERPLAIIHAKSEASWQEAAAAVKAAINVDDTAAKTSPVVYRRISE
- the deoC gene encoding deoxyribose-phosphate aldolase, which produces MTDLTKSSLRALQLMDLTTLNDDDTNEKVIALCHQAKTPVGNTAAVCIYPRFIPIARKTLNEQGTPDIRIATVTNFPHGNDDIDIALAETRAAIAYGADEVDVVFPYRALMAGNEQVGFDLVKACKDACAAANVLLKVIIETGELKEEALIRKASEISIKAGADFIKTSTGKVPVNATPESARIMLEVIRDMGVAKTVGFKPAGGVRTAEDAAKYLAVADELLGADWADARHYRFGASSLLASLLQALGHGDGKSASSY
- a CDS encoding NupC/NupG family nucleoside CNT transporter — translated: MQILMGLVGMLALLLIAVALSSNRKAINLRTVVGAWLIQVAIGALVLYVPAGRKVLLAMSEGVANVIAYGNDGISFLFGGLVSDKMFEVFGGGGFIFALRVLPVIVFFSSLIAVLYYLGIMQLVIRLLGGALRKVLKTSRTESLSATANIFVGQTEAPLVVRPYIATMTRSELFAVMCGGLASVAGSVLAGYAQMGVPLEYLIAASFMAAPGGLLFAKIIIPETETPHDAPQLDTTQRDPDSPSNVLDAAASGASAGMQLALNVGAMLLAFVALIALLNGMLSGIGGWFNHPELSLQLILGWLFSPVAWLIGVPWDEAMVAGSFIGQKLIINEFVAYMNFGEYLKEDALVAAAGLQVLSDHTKAIISFALCGFANLSSIAILIGGLGSMAPNRRHEVAQLGLKAVAAGTLSNLMSATIAGLFLAL